Part of the Leptolyngbya sp. BL0902 genome, CCTACCAGGCGGGAAAAGCCCTCCACCAGCACCTCGGCCTTGTCTAACACGCTGCCAAAAATGACTACCGTCGCCGCCGCAATAATCACTGTGCGAGAAATCGCGAGGTTGTCTTTCGACAGTTGCAAAAAGCGCTCTTCCCACTTGTCGGTGCGTTCATCCAGGCGCTTGATGTCGGCATCCAGCTTGTGTTCAATGCCTTGGATGTTGTGCTCTAGGTCTTGAATATTCTGTTCTAAACCTTGGATATTCTGCTCTAAACCTTGGATGCGGTGATTGAGGCTTTGATCCAGGCGATCAATGCGTTCCAGCACTTCCACTTGCAGGTCTCTAGGTTCCGGCGTCAGGGTCATCGTCCATCACAGGGTAGGAAGCCAAGCTGTGGCGATCATAGCAAACCTGTAGGAGGGCCAAAACTGCTAAGGGCGGTGGTTCGGTGGATTGGCGTACAGACTAGGCGTGTCCTAGGCGCGTCCCGCCCATATGGGCCAAGGCCGAGTATGATAGTGATAACGGTTATCATTTTTGGCGGCTTTGGCGATCATGCTAGAAGTTCACAACCTATCCGTCCACTATCGAGGCGTCTCTGCTCTGCGGCAGGTGTCTGTGGCGCTGGCTCCGGGGGAGCTAGTGGGCTTAGTAGGGCCAAATGGGGCTGGGAAAAGCACGTTTATTAAGGCGCTGCTGGGGTTGGTGCCCCACCAGGGCCGGGTGATGTTCCAGGGGGTGCCCCTGCGGCGGCGGCGGCGGGCGGTAGCCTATCTGCCCCAGCGATCCCGCATTGACTGGGACTACCCCATCACCGCTTGGAATGTGGCCCTGATGGCTCAAGCGGCCCTAGCAGGTTGGTTTAAAGCCCCTAACCGTCAGGCTAAACAGCGCGTCACCGTGGCCCTAGAGCGGGTGGATATGCTGCACTTGGCCCATCGGCCCATTGGCGAACTTTCTGGAGGACAACAGCAGCGGGTGTTTTTGGCCCGTGCCCTAGCCCAGGACGCTGACCTACTGCTGCTGGATGAGCCTTTCACAGCCATCGACAAAAAGACTGAAGCCCTGATGCTCAGCATTTTTGCTGAACTCAAGGCCCAGGGCAAAACCCTAGTCGTATGCAGCCACGAATGGGGTGAGGCGCTGCACCGCTATGATCGACTACTGCTGTTGAACCGCACCCTGCTGGCCAATGATGTGCCCCAGGCGGTGATGACCTTTGAAAACATCCAGCGGGCCTACGGTCAGACCCTGACTTCAGAACCTACGCAGCCAGCCTACGCCGAGTTTTTCTGCTAGACCAAAATGTGTCTTTTCTGGGGTGGCGACGTCTTAGTGACGCTGGGCTAGAGCGGCATAGAACCGCCAGTTAAGGGTAGGCTAGGGGCAGATTTTTCGTTGGATAGCCTATTGCCCCATGAAAGTTGCGGTTTTTAGCACCAAGCCCTACGACCAACTCTCCTTTGAGCAGGCCAATGCCCCCTACGGCCACGAGTTCACCTTCCTTGAAGCTCGTCTGACCTCCCACACGGTCTCCCTGGCCCGCGAGGCCGAGGCCGAGGCGGTGTGCGTGTTCATCAACGACGAGGTGAACCGCAGAGTCTTGGAAAAACTGGTGAATCAGGGCATTCGGCTGGTGGCCCTACGCTGTGCCGGGTTTAACAATGTGGACTTGGTGGCCGCCAAGGAATTGGGGATTACGGTGGTGCGGGTGCCAGCCTATTCGCCCTATGCGGTGGCCGAGCACGCGGCGGGGTTGATCCTAATGCTTAACCGCCGACTCTATCGGGCCTACAACCGCGTGCGCGACGACAACTTTGCCCTCAACGGCCTACTGGGGTTTGACCTCCACGGCAAAACCGTGGGCATCATTGGCACCGGGAAAATTGGCCAATGCTTTGCCCAAATTATGCACGGTTTTGGCTGTCGGCTGCTGGCCTACGACGTTTACCCCAACCAGTCCTGTATCGACCTGGGCGTTACCTACGTTGAGCTACCCGACCTATTCGCCCAGGCAGATGTGATTTCTCTGCACTGCCCCCTGCTGCCCGCCACCTACCACCTGATCAACGACGAAACCATCCAGCAAATGAAGCCGGGGGTGATGCTGATTAACACCAGTCGTGGGGCGCTGATGGACACCAAGGCGGTGATCGAAGGAATTAAGTCGGGCCAGATTGGCTACCTGGGCACCGATGTCTATGAGGAAGAAGAGGATCTCTTTTTTGAAGACCTCTCAGACACCATCATCCAAGACGACACCTTCCAACTGTTGCAGTCCTTCTCCAACGTGGTGATCACGGCCCACCAAGCCTTTTTTACCAAAGAAGCCCTGGGCAACATTGCCGACACAACGCTGGCTAACATCAGCACCTTTGCAGCCGGAGAACCCTGCCCCAACGAAGTCAAGTAACTCTCACCGCCGCCCTCTCTGCGGCTATTATGACCAGGGGGCGGTGCTGGGGCCAGATGATCTGTCATGGCGATCTGTTGGTGGGGCAACGCCTGACCCTCGGCAGGTGGATTAAGCCATTTTCCAGGTCAGTTCCTCCCCGGCCCGCAGCGGCACCAGACCCGATTCACCAAAGGGCAGCTCATCGGGGATGCGCCAGGGGGTTTTGGTCAGGGTGATCGTATCGGTGTTGCGAGGCAGGCGGTAGAAGTCTGGGCCGTAGAAGCTGGCGAAGGCTTCTAGCTTGTCCAGGGCCTCTGCCGCCTCGAAGGCTTCGGCATAGAGTTCTAGGGCATGGAGGGCCGAGAAGCAGCCCGCACAACCGCAGTCGCTTTCCTTGCTGTGGCGAGGATGGGGAGCGCTGTCGGTGCCCAGAAAAAATTTGGGGTTGCCGGAGGTCGCCGCTTCGACAAGGGCTTGGCGGTGGGTTTCCCGCTTCAAAATTGGCAGACAGTAATAGTGGGGACGCAGGCCACCCTGAAACAAAGCCGTGCGGCTAAAGAGCAGATGCTGGGGCGTGATGGTGGCGGCGATGCGGTCGGTGCTTTGCACATAGTCCACAGCCTCGGCGGTGGTGATGTGCTCCAGTACAATCCGCAGTTTGGGAAAGCGTTGCCGCAGGGGCATCAGATGGGTTTCGATGAAGACCTTTTCGCGGTCAAAAATGTCGATGGTGGCGTGGGTCACTTCTCCGTGCAGCAACAGCGGCAGGTCGGCCTCTTCCATGGCTGCAAACACCGCGTCGCCCTTGCGAATATCCGTGACCCCAGAATCGGAATTTGTCGTCGCCCCAGCGGGATAGTATTTCACAGCCTTGACAAACGATGATGCCTTGGCCGCTAGGATTTCCTCTGGACGGGTGTTGTCCGTCAAATACAGCGTCATCAACGGCTCAAAAACCTGCCCCGCTGGCAACGCCGCCAGAATGCGATCTCGGTAGGCTGCGGCTTCCGCCACCGTCCGCACCGGGGGCTTCAGGT contains:
- a CDS encoding metal ABC transporter ATP-binding protein yields the protein MLEVHNLSVHYRGVSALRQVSVALAPGELVGLVGPNGAGKSTFIKALLGLVPHQGRVMFQGVPLRRRRRAVAYLPQRSRIDWDYPITAWNVALMAQAALAGWFKAPNRQAKQRVTVALERVDMLHLAHRPIGELSGGQQQRVFLARALAQDADLLLLDEPFTAIDKKTEALMLSIFAELKAQGKTLVVCSHEWGEALHRYDRLLLLNRTLLANDVPQAVMTFENIQRAYGQTLTSEPTQPAYAEFFC
- the pyrC gene encoding dihydroorotase, which gives rise to MDTITLTRPDDWHLHLRDGEALKTVLPYTARQFARAIVMPNLKPPVRTVAEAAAYRDRILAALPAGQVFEPLMTLYLTDNTRPEEILAAKASSFVKAVKYYPAGATTNSDSGVTDIRKGDAVFAAMEEADLPLLLHGEVTHATIDIFDREKVFIETHLMPLRQRFPKLRIVLEHITTAEAVDYVQSTDRIAATITPQHLLFSRTALFQGGLRPHYYCLPILKRETHRQALVEAATSGNPKFFLGTDSAPHPRHSKESDCGCAGCFSALHALELYAEAFEAAEALDKLEAFASFYGPDFYRLPRNTDTITLTKTPWRIPDELPFGESGLVPLRAGEELTWKMA
- a CDS encoding 2-hydroxyacid dehydrogenase, translating into MKVAVFSTKPYDQLSFEQANAPYGHEFTFLEARLTSHTVSLAREAEAEAVCVFINDEVNRRVLEKLVNQGIRLVALRCAGFNNVDLVAAKELGITVVRVPAYSPYAVAEHAAGLILMLNRRLYRAYNRVRDDNFALNGLLGFDLHGKTVGIIGTGKIGQCFAQIMHGFGCRLLAYDVYPNQSCIDLGVTYVELPDLFAQADVISLHCPLLPATYHLINDETIQQMKPGVMLINTSRGALMDTKAVIEGIKSGQIGYLGTDVYEEEEDLFFEDLSDTIIQDDTFQLLQSFSNVVITAHQAFFTKEALGNIADTTLANISTFAAGEPCPNEVK